In Marinibacterium anthonyi, the DNA window AGCGAAGACCGCATCCGATCCATCGTCGACGGCCTGCGCGCGGTGGCGGGCCAGACCGATCCGGTCGGCGAAATCCTGTCGGAATGGGACATGGACAGCGGCATTCACATCCAGCGCGTCCGCACGCCGCTTGGCGTGATCGGCGTGATCTATGAAAGCCGGCCCAACGTGACGGCGGATGCCGGGGCGCTGTGCTTGAAATCCGGCAACGCGGTGATCCTGCGCGGTGGCTCGGAAAGCTTCCATTCGTCCGGCGCGATCCATGCCTGCCTGGTCGAAGGCCTCAAGGCCGCCGGCCTGCCCGAAGACGCGATTCAGCGCGTGCCCACCCGCGACCGCGCCGCCGTCTCCGAAATGCTGACCATGACCGACACGATCGACGTGATCGTGCCGCGCGGCGGCAAGGGGCTTGTCGGCCTGGTTCAACGCGAGGCGCGGGTGCCCGTCTTTGCCCACCTGGAAGGCATCGTGCATATCTACATCGACGCCGCCGCCGACCCGGAAAAGGCGCTGAAGGTGGTGCTGAACGCCAAGACCCGGCGCACCGGCATCTGCGGGGCGGCGGAATGCCTGCTGATCCACCGCGCGCTGGTCGACACGATCGGGCAGGGGGTGATCCGCGCGCTGCTGGATGCGGGTGTCGAGGTGCGCGCCGATGCCGCGCTTCAGAAGATCAAGGGCACCGTGCCGGCCACGGCCGAGGATTGGGGACGCGAATACCTCGACATGATCGTCGCCGCCCGGGTGGTCGACGACGTGGACGCGGCCATCGCCCATATCCGCACATACGGCAGCCAGCACACCGATTGCATCCTGACCGAGGATGACGCCGTCGCCGCCCGGTTCTTCCAGCGGCTCGACAGCGCGATCCTGATGCGCAACGCCTCGACCCAGTTCGCCGATGGCGGCGAATTCGGCATGGGGGCGGAAATCGGCATCGCCACGGGCAAAATGCATGCCCGCGGCCCGGTCGGCGCGGCGCAGCTGACCAGCTTCAAGTATCTGGTCACCGGCGACGGCGCGGTCCGCACGTAGGCCTTAGAACCCGATCTCGATCGAGGTGGCGGCGGTATGGATCTCCAGCCGCCGCCCGGTTTCCTTTGCCGCCGCTGGCAGCAAGGCGAACTGCACCAGCGCCGGCGTGATATCGGCGCCGGCCGCCGGATCGCTCAGCCCGGCCCACAGCACCGGGTCGATCACCAGCCGGTCCGCCACGCCCGCCACGGCCCAATCCGTTCCCTGCCGTTCGATCCGCACCGTGCCGCCATAAGGCATTGCCGTTTCAAGACATTGCACCGCCAGCAGCGCCAGCCGCACGTCGCTTCGGCGCTGCGCTTCCAGCGGCGTCCATTCGACATTCAGACGCCCGCCCGCGGTGATGTCGCGCAGCACGCCGGCCACCTCGGACCGGGCGATCTGCATCTCGCCGGCCGCGCCGTAAGCCAGGCGAAAGAACCGGATCCGCGCCTCGGCATTGGACACGCTGTCCGCGATCAGCCCCATTTCCGGCCCCGACACGGCGCCGGCCATGTCCAGCAGTTCCAGCCCGTTGTGAATGGCCCCGATCGGGCTGATCAGGTCGTGACAGATACGCGACCCTATCAGCGCCGCAAGATTGTGGTTACCCTCATCCCCATGCATGATCTCTCCCCCAACTCGATCCCTGATCCGTTCCCTGACCTGATCCATTGCCGCACCGCCTTCCCCGGAGAATACCCGTGACCAACCTCAATTCCATCCTCGAACCTGGCATGCTCGTGCGCCATCCGGATTTTCCCGACTGGGGCACCGGCCAGGTCCAGTCCAATATCGCCGGCAAGGTCACCGTGAACTTCCGCGAGGCCGGGAAGGTGGTGATCGACAGTACCCGCATCGGACTTCTGCCCGTCTTTGATGACCGATGATGGTTACCAAGGGGTTAACACCCGCACGCCTGCGCGGTTAACCCCCAAGTGCCTGCCAAGTGCCTGTCATGTGCCTGCGCGGCTGATCGCGACGCCCCGCACGGGCAGTTGCACAGGCGCGCGCCCCTGGGGTATCAGCGCGCAACGCAACGAATAGGCCGCCGCCGACATGCCTGAGCCAGGCCCGTCCTTCTCCGTCTCCATCGCCGCGACCCAAGCCGATCTGCGTGCCGCCCAGGCGCTGCGCTACGACGTTTTCGTCCGCGAACTGGGCGGCGGCGGCGCTTTGGTCGACCACGAGAACGGGCTGGAACGCGACGCCTTCGACCCGTTCTTCGACCATATGATCGTGCGCGACGACAGCACCGGCGCCGTCGTCGGCGTCTACCGCCTGTTGCGCGACGACCAGGCGCGGCAAGCCGGGCAATTCTATTCCGAAGCCGAATACGACCTGACGAAGCTGCGCCAATCCGGCCGCAGGCTGCTGGAACTGGGCCGGTCCTGCCTGCATCCCGATTACCGGGGCGGGGCGGCCATGTACCACCTCTGGACCGGGCTGGCCGACTACGTCCAGCGCCACGGGATCGAGATCCTCTTCGGCACCGCCTCCTTCCACGGCACCGACATCGCCGCGCTGGCCGAACCGCTGTCGATGCTGCATCACAACCACCTGGCGCCCCCCGACCTGCGCGTGCGCGCGGTCGACGGCCATTTCCAGCCCATGGACCTGATCGCCAGGGACCGGCTGGACCGGCGCCGCGCCATGCTGGCGGTGCCGGCGCTGATCAAGGCCTACCTGCGCCTGGGCGGCACCGTGGGCGAAGGCGCCTATGTCGATCACGCCTTCAACACCACCGACGTCTGCCTGGTCATGGACACCGCCCGCATGAACGACCGCCAGAAACGCATCTACACGGGCGCGCGCGCCGGATGAGCGCCACCTGGCGTTCCGATACGCCCCCCGATCCGGTTCGGATCGGGCCCGCGGGCTACGCGCTGATCGTCCTGCGCGGCTTGCCGCTGGCCATCCTCGTCTTCGGCGGCCTCGGCCTTCACCTCACGTTGCGCCTGATCGAACGCCCGCTTTACGGGGTCCACCGCCCCTGGACGCCCTACATCACCCAGTTCGTCTGCCGAAACGCCCTGCGCCTTCTGGGCCTCCGCTTCCGCACGCGGGGCCGGATCATGGCCCATCCCGGCGCATTGGTGGCCAACCATTCCACCTGGCTCGACATCTTCACGCTGAACGCGGCCAAGCGGATCTACTTCGTCTCCAAGGCCGAAGTCGCCAGATGGCCGGCCATCGGCTGGCTGGCCCGCGCCACCGGCACCGTCTTCATCGACCGCGATCCGCGCCAGGCCCGCGACCACAACCGCCTGTTCCAGGACCGGCTCAAGTCCGGGCACAAGCTGCTGTTCTTCCCCGAAGGGACATCGACCGACGGGCAGCGCCTGCTGCCCTTCCGTACCACCCTGTTCGCGGCCTTCTTCGCGCCAGACCTGCGCGACATCACCTGGATCCAACCTGTCGCCGTCCGCTACACCGCACCCCCGGGCGCCCCCGCACGGTTCTACGGCTGGTGGGGCGACATGGATTTCGCCACCGACCTGCTCAAGATCCTGGCCCGGCACCCGCAGGGCGCCGTCACCATCACCTATTGCCCCCCCCTGCGCGTCGCCGACTTTGCCGACCGCAAGGCATTGGCGCGCGCGGCCGAAGACGCCGTGCGCAATCACTTGACAGACCCCGGCCAAACACCGCATCCGCACGCCTGACCATTCAACCGGAGGCCGACCTTCCATGACAGACCCCGTCCGCATCGTCCTGTCCAGCGACCACGCCGCCATCCCGCTGCGCCAGGCGATCCTCAAACATATCGAGGAAAAAGGTTACAAAGCCGTGGACATCGGCCCCGTGACCCCCGAAAGCACCCATTACCCGATGCACGGCGAAGCCGCCGCGCGCCGCGTGGCCTCGGGCGATTGCCAGCTTGGCATCATCCTGTGCGGCACGGGGCAGGGGATCATGATGGCCGCCAACAAGGTCGGCGGCATCCGCTGCGGCGTCTGCTGCGACACGTTTTCGGCCCGGATGATCCGCCAGCACAACAACGCCAACATGCTGTCCATCGGCGCGCGCGTCGTGGGCGAAGGCCTGGCGCTGGATATCGTCGACGCCTTCCTGGACGCCGAATTCGAAGGCGGCCGCCACGCCACCCGCACCGACATGATCGACGCGATTCAAGGCTGAGACGGCGGGAGACCTCAGCCGTCGCCCCCCGCCAGATCCCAGCGCACCACGATGTTCGACGACCGCCACAGCGGCCCCGGGTCGGTATAACCGACCCCTTCGACCCCGCCCATCGCCGCATAGAACCGGCGCGCGCGGTCGTTCTCGCGCACCACGGCCAGTGCCACGGCGTGGACGCCAAGCTGTTGAAAATAGGCGAAACACGCTGTCAGCAACAGCCGTCCCACCCCGGCGCCGCGCGCCGGGCCGCGAACATACAGATGCTTGATCTCCACCGCGCCGCCCATTTCGGGCTGGGTCGACGGGCCAAAGCTTGCAACTCCCAGGACATCGTCGCCCGACACGGCAAGGATGGCCCCCGTCAACGGATCCGGCGCGCCAAGGCAGGCCTGCCAATAGGGCAGGCGGCGCGCCTCGTCCAGGATCTCCAGCGCCTCGGCCGGGGCGAAACCGGCATAGGTTTCGCGCCAGACCTCGACGTGCAGCGCGGCCAGACGGGGGGCCAGACGGGGGGCCAGACGGGAGGCCAGACGGGGGGCCTCTTCGGGCCGGGCATGCCGGGTCTGCGGATCCGTGATGGCGGGCTGCATGGGCGATCTCCGTTAGCTGACAACCTGTCGACCCCGGCGGGCATGGGCCGGCCACAGATGCGCCATCGCGGGGCCCGACCGCAAGGGGGCTCGCGCCGGGACCGGCGCCCGGCAATCCTTAACACTTGATGAATCCGCCGCTGTAACCCATTGATATTCCTTGAAGCACCTGATGTCCCACGCGTGGGACACCCGGGGCGGACATTAGCGCTTGCGCCCGTCCGGTGCTTCGGCTAAGTCCCGCGCCATTGATCCCGCTGGCGGGGAATGGGCTCGTTCGGGGGAGACATCCCCGACGGTCCGCCGGTTGAGCATCCGCTCTGACCCCCGCCGAGGCAAGAAACCGGAAAGGATGAGCAATGGCTCTTACTGACTTCACCATGCGTCAGCTGCTGGAAGCTGGCGTGCACTTCGGCCACCAGACGCAGCGCTGGAACCCCCGCATGGGTCCCTATATCTACGGCTCGCGCAACGGCATCCACATTCTCGACCTGACGCAGACCGTCCCGATGCTGGACCAGGCGCTGAACGTCATCCGCGAGACCGTCGCCAAGGGCGGCCGGGTGCTGTTCGTCGGCACCAAGCGCCAGGCGGCCGCATCGATCGCGGACGCGGCCGAGAAGTCGGCGCAGTACTACATGAACCACCGCTGGCTCGGCGGCACGCTGACCAACTGGAAGACCGTCTCCCAGTCGATCAACCGCCTCAAGCAGATCGACGAGTCGATGGAAGGTGGCTTTGGCGGCCTGACCAAGAAAGAACGCCTTGGCATGGAACGCGACCAGGAGAAGCTGCAGGCGTCTCTGGGCGGGATCCGCGAAATGGGCGGCGTGCCGGACCTGCTGTTCGTCATCGACGTCAAGAAAGAAGCGCTGGCCATCGCCGAAGCCAACAAGCTGGGCATCCCGGTCGTGGCCGTCGTCGACACCAACTGCAACCCCGAAGGCGTCGATTACGTGATCCCGGGCAACGATGACGCGGCCCGCGCCATCACGCTGTACTGCGAACTGGCCGCCAACGCCGCGCTGGAAGGCATGTCCGATCAGCTGGGCGCCGCCGGCGTCGACATCGGCGAGCTGGAAGAAGCGCCGGTCGAGGAGCTGGTCGAAGAGACCGCGCCCGCCGCAGCCGACGAGACCCCGGCCGAGGCCTGATCCCGCCCCGGGCAGCCCCGCGGCGGCCCGGTGTCACGGAAATGACATGCGGGGCGGGGTAGTACCCGCCCCAAACGCAAACTGAACTTGAGGAGAGCGCCAGATGGCAATCACCGCAGCA includes these proteins:
- a CDS encoding N-acyl amino acid synthase, PEP-CTERM/exosortase system-associated, which gives rise to MPEPGPSFSVSIAATQADLRAAQALRYDVFVRELGGGGALVDHENGLERDAFDPFFDHMIVRDDSTGAVVGVYRLLRDDQARQAGQFYSEAEYDLTKLRQSGRRLLELGRSCLHPDYRGGAAMYHLWTGLADYVQRHGIEILFGTASFHGTDIAALAEPLSMLHHNHLAPPDLRVRAVDGHFQPMDLIARDRLDRRRAMLAVPALIKAYLRLGGTVGEGAYVDHAFNTTDVCLVMDTARMNDRQKRIYTGARAG
- the proA_1 gene encoding Gamma-glutamyl phosphate reductase, whose translation is MKDHDDIQALMANIGTRAKAAAAELAFAPADQKDKALNAAADAVWAHRADILAANEQDMVYGAEKGLTPALMDRLKLSEDRIRSIVDGLRAVAGQTDPVGEILSEWDMDSGIHIQRVRTPLGVIGVIYESRPNVTADAGALCLKSGNAVILRGGSESFHSSGAIHACLVEGLKAAGLPEDAIQRVPTRDRAAVSEMLTMTDTIDVIVPRGGKGLVGLVQREARVPVFAHLEGIVHIYIDAAADPEKALKVVLNAKTRRTGICGAAECLLIHRALVDTIGQGVIRALLDAGVEVRADAALQKIKGTVPATAEDWGREYLDMIVAARVVDDVDAAIAHIRTYGSQHTDCILTEDDAVAARFFQRLDSAILMRNASTQFADGGEFGMGAEIGIATGKMHARGPVGAAQLTSFKYLVTGDGAVRT
- the rpiB gene encoding Ribose-5-phosphate isomerase B, which codes for MTDPVRIVLSSDHAAIPLRQAILKHIEEKGYKAVDIGPVTPESTHYPMHGEAAARRVASGDCQLGIILCGTGQGIMMAANKVGGIRCGVCCDTFSARMIRQHNNANMLSIGARVVGEGLALDIVDAFLDAEFEGGRHATRTDMIDAIQG
- the rpsB gene encoding 30S ribosomal protein S2, which gives rise to MALTDFTMRQLLEAGVHFGHQTQRWNPRMGPYIYGSRNGIHILDLTQTVPMLDQALNVIRETVAKGGRVLFVGTKRQAAASIADAAEKSAQYYMNHRWLGGTLTNWKTVSQSINRLKQIDESMEGGFGGLTKKERLGMERDQEKLQASLGGIREMGGVPDLLFVIDVKKEALAIAEANKLGIPVVAVVDTNCNPEGVDYVIPGNDDAARAITLYCELAANAALEGMSDQLGAAGVDIGELEEAPVEELVEETAPAAADETPAEA
- a CDS encoding ribosomal-protein-alanine acetyltransferase — protein: MQPAITDPQTRHARPEEAPRLASRLAPRLAPRLAALHVEVWRETYAGFAPAEALEILDEARRLPYWQACLGAPDPLTGAILAVSGDDVLGVASFGPSTQPEMGGAVEIKHLYVRGPARGAGVGRLLLTACFAYFQQLGVHAVALAVVRENDRARRFYAAMGGVEGVGYTDPGPLWRSSNIVVRWDLAGGDG
- a CDS encoding 2-acyl-glycerophospho-ethanolamine acyltransferase, which produces MSATWRSDTPPDPVRIGPAGYALIVLRGLPLAILVFGGLGLHLTLRLIERPLYGVHRPWTPYITQFVCRNALRLLGLRFRTRGRIMAHPGALVANHSTWLDIFTLNAAKRIYFVSKAEVARWPAIGWLARATGTVFIDRDPRQARDHNRLFQDRLKSGHKLLFFPEGTSTDGQRLLPFRTTLFAAFFAPDLRDITWIQPVAVRYTAPPGAPARFYGWWGDMDFATDLLKILARHPQGAVTITYCPPLRVADFADRKALARAAEDAVRNHLTDPGQTPHPHA